A stretch of Mustelus asterias chromosome 24, sMusAst1.hap1.1, whole genome shotgun sequence DNA encodes these proteins:
- the LOC144511405 gene encoding serine/arginine-rich splicing factor 5-like has translation MNGCRVFIGRLSPQVRERDVEKFFKGYGRIREIDLKRGFGFVEFDDARDADDAVYELNGKELFRERITVELAKAPPRRGGGRFGGRFNYYRPRSERSSGLRYGPPVRTDYRLIVKNLSSRVSWQDLKDIMRQAGEVTFTDAHRVHNNEGIVEFASYSDLKNAIDKLDGKEISGRRVQLIEEPRRHRSWTRSRSRSSSRSRSYKGSRSASRSASRSPSRSRSRSRSRSPARDTKRQRNESRSLSRSPEVKRRRKPTQSRSRSNSPVKSTRSWSGSREQSPVNSAE, from the exons ATGAACGGTTGCCGTGTGTTCATTGGTCGCCTGAGCCCTCAGGTGAGAGAACGTGATGTGGAAAAGTTCTTCAAAGGTTATGGACGAATTCGTGAAATTGACCTGAAGAGAGGCTTTGGGTTTGTG GAATTTGATGATGCTCGGGATGCGGACGATGCAGTTTATGAGCTGAATGGGAAGGAGCTGTTCCGGGAGAG GATCACTGTGGAACTTGCTAAGGCACCACCTCGGAGAGGAGGGGGCAGGTTTGGTGGAAGATTTAACTATTACCGCCCCAGAAGTGAGCGAAGCAGCGGACTCAG ATATGGGCCTCCTGTTCGTACTGACTATCGTCTGATAGTGAAGAATCTCTCTTCCCGTGTTAGCTGGCAG GATCTGAAAGACATCATGCGACAGGCTGGTGAAGTGACCTTCACCGATGCTCACAGAGTCCACAATAATGAAGG TATTGTGGAGTTCGCTTCTTACAGTGACTTGAAAAATGCAATTGATAAACTGGATGGAAAGGAGATCAGTGGCCGCAGGGTCCAGCTTATTGAGGAGCCAAGGCGTCACAG GTCTTGGACCCGATCTCGCTCCAGAAGCTCTTCGAGATCCCGCAGCTACAAGGGTTCTAGAAGTGCGTCACGATCTGCCAGCCGCTCGCCGAGTCGCAGCAGGTCCCGTTCCCGCAGCAGGTCGCCGGCCCGCGATACCAAGCGGCAGAGGAATGAATCGCGCTCACTGAGCCGCTCGCCTGAGGTCAAACGCCGTCGGAAGCCAACCCAGTCGAGGTCACGATCGAATTCTCCTGTTAAATCGACTCGTTCCTGGTCCGGCTCTCGGGAGCAGTCCCCTGTCAACAGTGCAGAGTAA